Proteins from a single region of Runella sp. SP2:
- a CDS encoding Gfo/Idh/MocA family protein, which translates to MEEKKITPHANSRRDFLKASSVAATSFFIVPRHVLGKGFVAPSDKLNIAGIGVGGKGKSDLASFANSPNVNIVALCDVDDRQAVESRTKFPKATYYKDFREMLAKENKNIDACSISTPDNTHAVATLAAMQLGKHVYTQKPLTHDIYEARILGMAAKKYKVVTQMGNQGGSGNGVRRMKEIYDSGIIGDVHKVLTWTNRPVWPQAIPTDKTYEIPKELDFDLWLGPAKKVPYNEAYLPWNWRGWWPYGTGALGDMACHIMDPVYRILPIDYPTSVECSVAGTWTFTLRPQDDNPDWTPFSTSIHLDYPRKDGKGNIKVSWYDGGILPELPEELLPGESFGNSDGGVLFIGTKGKLMADCYGAKPRLLPLKANETLNIPETIPRVPNEDHYLQWVNACIAGYGKGVTSSPFEYAAPFTESILIGNLAIRSWMLRDNPTAKRSVDRYNGRKKLYYDAPNMKITNYDLANQFVKRDYREGWSLNL; encoded by the coding sequence ATGGAAGAAAAAAAAATCACTCCACACGCCAACAGTCGTCGCGATTTTTTGAAAGCTTCGTCGGTGGCAGCCACTTCTTTTTTCATTGTTCCTCGTCACGTATTGGGCAAAGGTTTCGTCGCGCCGAGCGATAAACTCAACATCGCGGGAATCGGTGTCGGCGGGAAAGGAAAAAGCGATTTAGCGTCGTTTGCCAATAGCCCAAACGTAAACATTGTTGCCCTTTGCGACGTGGACGACCGCCAGGCCGTTGAATCTCGCACCAAATTCCCCAAAGCCACTTATTACAAAGACTTCAGGGAAATGCTGGCAAAAGAAAACAAAAACATCGACGCTTGTTCTATCTCCACGCCCGACAACACCCACGCCGTGGCGACGCTGGCTGCCATGCAATTGGGCAAACACGTTTATACCCAAAAACCACTGACGCACGACATTTACGAAGCGCGGATTTTGGGCATGGCGGCGAAAAAATACAAGGTAGTTACCCAAATGGGAAATCAGGGTGGCTCGGGCAACGGCGTTCGTCGCATGAAAGAAATCTATGACTCGGGCATTATTGGTGATGTGCATAAAGTATTGACGTGGACCAACCGCCCCGTTTGGCCGCAAGCCATCCCAACCGATAAAACCTACGAAATTCCCAAAGAACTGGACTTTGATTTGTGGCTCGGCCCCGCCAAAAAAGTGCCTTACAACGAAGCGTACTTGCCTTGGAATTGGCGCGGTTGGTGGCCTTACGGTACGGGAGCACTCGGCGACATGGCTTGCCACATCATGGACCCCGTGTATCGTATTTTGCCCATCGACTATCCCACTTCGGTGGAATGTAGCGTAGCAGGGACGTGGACGTTTACCCTCCGTCCACAAGACGATAATCCTGATTGGACGCCTTTTTCGACCTCTATCCACTTGGATTATCCGCGTAAAGACGGCAAAGGCAACATCAAAGTAAGCTGGTACGACGGCGGTATTTTGCCCGAATTACCCGAAGAGTTATTGCCAGGTGAAAGCTTCGGAAACTCCGACGGAGGCGTATTATTCATCGGAACCAAAGGCAAACTCATGGCCGATTGCTACGGTGCTAAGCCTCGTTTGTTGCCTTTGAAAGCCAACGAAACCCTCAACATTCCCGAAACCATACCGCGCGTTCCCAACGAAGACCACTATTTGCAGTGGGTGAATGCGTGCATCGCAGGCTACGGCAAGGGCGTAACCAGTTCGCCGTTTGAATATGCCGCACCGTTTACCGAAAGTATTTTGATTGGTAACTTGGCCATCCGTAGCTGGATGTTGCGAGATAACCCAACTGCCAAGCGTTCGGTTGACCGATATAATGGCCGTAAGAAATTATACTACGACGCTCCTAACATGAAAATTACGAATTATGACTTGGCTAATCAATTTGTAAAACGTGACTACCGCGAAGGCTGGAGCTTAAATTTGTAA
- a CDS encoding zinc-binding dehydrogenase — translation MNSGNIIVFKASGQEMELLNKKIPELRPGEILVQNSYTTICGSDLHTFCGLRKEKTPTVLGHEIVGKVVKISDAHSGKDYSGAPLLQGDVVTWSIFSANDQSDMAQRGMPQKSENVFKYGHALVTDDDCFHGGLAEYTILKPNTAVLKLPEEVPLPVAATINCAVATVAGALRLAGELTHKTVLITGMGLLGVVCAAMCRVAGAAKIIAADIDELRLQQSMPFGVSQTYLLQHQSIGGSIDVVFDMSGAPTAMEAGIEALGVGGVAVWVGAVFKNRKIEIDAEQIIRRLITIRGLHNYNYDDFANAVAFISQHHRSFPFEQIVAKEFSLSEAEQAFQYALKHKPLRVGIRINHL, via the coding sequence ATGAATTCGGGAAATATAATAGTGTTTAAGGCATCGGGGCAGGAAATGGAATTGCTGAACAAAAAAATACCTGAGTTACGCCCAGGTGAAATCTTGGTTCAGAACAGCTATACCACCATTTGTGGCAGCGATTTACACACATTTTGCGGGCTACGAAAAGAAAAAACGCCGACGGTCTTGGGTCACGAGATTGTCGGGAAAGTAGTCAAAATAAGCGATGCGCATTCGGGGAAAGATTACTCAGGCGCACCGCTTCTTCAGGGCGACGTCGTTACGTGGAGTATTTTTTCGGCCAATGACCAATCCGACATGGCGCAACGCGGAATGCCCCAAAAATCCGAAAATGTCTTCAAATACGGCCACGCCCTCGTCACCGACGACGACTGTTTTCACGGTGGCTTGGCCGAATATACCATTCTGAAACCCAACACGGCGGTGCTCAAACTTCCTGAGGAAGTGCCCCTTCCCGTGGCGGCAACCATCAACTGCGCCGTGGCTACCGTCGCAGGAGCTTTGCGCCTCGCGGGCGAACTCACCCACAAAACGGTACTTATCACTGGTATGGGTTTGCTGGGTGTTGTTTGTGCAGCGATGTGCCGAGTGGCGGGTGCAGCCAAAATCATCGCCGCCGACATCGACGAACTTCGTTTGCAGCAGTCAATGCCTTTTGGGGTGAGCCAAACGTATTTGCTTCAACATCAGTCTATTGGGGGTTCTATCGATGTCGTTTTTGACATGAGTGGTGCGCCTACTGCCATGGAAGCGGGTATCGAAGCCCTCGGCGTGGGAGGCGTAGCGGTGTGGGTTGGGGCGGTCTTTAAAAACCGTAAAATCGAAATTGACGCCGAGCAAATCATTCGCCGCTTGATTACGATTCGCGGATTGCACAACTACAATTACGACGACTTTGCCAATGCCGTGGCCTTTATTTCTCAGCACCATCGGTCGTTTCCTTTTGAACAGATTGTCGCCAAAGAGTTTTCGCTTTCTGAGGCCGAACAAGCCTTCCAATACGCCCTCAAACACAAACCCCTCCGCGTAGGAATTCGCATAAACCACCTTTAA
- a CDS encoding MFS transporter, with product MNSSFRSQQWKMLLVTMLCYLFFYTGRHNFGWAAKGMASALNVPYSFIGWISFAMLLGYAIGQFINGNLADRVSARFMIVTGAYLSVLTNIAISYSNSITLILILWAFNGYFQSMAWAPGSKLISNWWSKAELGKAFGFYTMAAGFSSAVTYLLSIILLQQGMEWRMLFRLPVLLLLVAATIFLIFAKDTPSQAGFTLDKEQASENVVSEGWWSRYRTVLSHRHFLFTALALGFESMARYGLIFWVPVHYLGKTWKENPSNLWVTFLLPVGMAFGALSFGLLSDTFFKGNRIHAIRFGMAVSAVISLLVFITPTDSLVLGGFLMLSVGFFVYGPQSCFWALSPEMLGQTYTGTGVGLMNMCAYVFAALGEPLFGYIIDKTGNTSTIFVFIAGICCLSVVMISLAKRAWANSIQRVA from the coding sequence ATGAATTCATCTTTCCGTAGTCAGCAGTGGAAAATGTTGTTGGTCACAATGCTGTGTTATCTGTTTTTTTACACAGGTCGGCACAACTTCGGCTGGGCTGCCAAAGGCATGGCCTCTGCCCTCAACGTTCCTTATTCGTTCATTGGTTGGATTAGCTTTGCCATGTTGTTGGGCTATGCCATTGGGCAATTTATCAACGGCAACCTTGCCGACCGCGTCAGTGCGCGGTTTATGATTGTCACGGGAGCGTATCTGTCGGTACTTACGAATATTGCCATTAGTTACAGCAACTCCATCACCCTCATCCTGATTTTGTGGGCTTTCAATGGATATTTTCAGTCAATGGCTTGGGCGCCTGGCAGCAAACTTATTAGTAATTGGTGGAGCAAAGCCGAACTTGGGAAAGCCTTCGGGTTTTATACCATGGCCGCGGGGTTTTCGTCGGCCGTTACTTACCTACTTTCCATTATTTTGCTCCAGCAAGGCATGGAATGGCGGATGCTTTTCCGACTTCCAGTGCTGTTGTTACTGGTAGCCGCCACCATTTTTTTAATTTTTGCCAAAGACACCCCTTCGCAAGCGGGTTTTACGCTAGACAAAGAACAAGCCTCCGAAAACGTAGTATCAGAAGGTTGGTGGAGTCGCTACCGCACTGTGTTGTCTCATCGCCATTTTTTGTTTACAGCTTTGGCACTCGGTTTTGAAAGCATGGCTCGTTATGGGCTTATTTTTTGGGTTCCCGTTCATTATTTAGGTAAAACGTGGAAAGAAAACCCCAGCAACCTTTGGGTAACGTTTTTGCTACCCGTTGGCATGGCCTTCGGCGCGCTTTCTTTTGGGCTATTGTCCGATACTTTTTTCAAAGGAAATCGCATCCACGCCATTCGTTTTGGAATGGCCGTCAGTGCGGTTATTTCATTGCTCGTTTTTATAACCCCAACGGATAGTTTGGTGCTAGGTGGTTTTTTGATGCTATCAGTGGGCTTTTTTGTTTATGGCCCTCAATCCTGTTTTTGGGCACTCAGTCCCGAGATGTTGGGGCAAACTTACACGGGCACGGGCGTGGGTTTGATGAACATGTGTGCCTACGTTTTTGCCGCCCTTGGCGAACCGTTGTTTGGATATATTATTGACAAAACGGGTAATACCTCCACCATTTTTGTCTTTATTGCAGGAATTTGCTGCTTGTCGGTCGTGATGATTTCATTGGCAAAAAGGGCGTGGGCAAATTCGATTCAACGTGTAGCTTGA
- a CDS encoding sulfite exporter TauE/SafE family protein, giving the protein MDISSTFTWQLWALVFLGAFIIGLAKAGLKGVEMLNVTIMALVFGGKASTGVVLPMLCVADILAVLYYNRHAQWKYFWQLLPWIIFGVLSGVYIGNLLEEAVFKKIMAFIILLIVGVMSWLEYRKSAPIPTSKWFAAMMGIVTGFTTMLGNLAGPLSTIYFLALRLSKNDLIGTAAWLFLVINLFKLPFQVLVWHNVTVDTLQLNLMLLPSLVLGFFVGIRIVSIIQDNNYRRVILGLTLLGALVIFMR; this is encoded by the coding sequence ATGGACATTTCTTCGACTTTTACATGGCAACTTTGGGCGTTGGTATTTCTAGGAGCCTTCATCATTGGCTTAGCCAAAGCAGGGCTCAAAGGCGTCGAAATGCTCAACGTGACCATCATGGCCTTGGTATTTGGGGGAAAAGCTTCTACGGGCGTGGTCTTGCCAATGCTTTGCGTTGCGGATATTTTGGCCGTTTTGTACTATAACCGTCACGCCCAATGGAAATATTTTTGGCAGCTGCTACCTTGGATAATTTTTGGAGTGTTGTCGGGCGTATATATTGGAAATTTACTAGAAGAGGCTGTTTTTAAAAAAATTATGGCCTTTATCATCTTACTCATTGTGGGAGTGATGAGTTGGCTCGAATACCGTAAATCGGCTCCTATTCCCACCAGCAAGTGGTTTGCCGCTATGATGGGAATTGTGACGGGGTTTACGACCATGCTGGGCAATTTGGCGGGGCCACTTTCTACCATTTATTTTCTCGCCCTTCGTCTTTCAAAAAACGATTTGATTGGCACCGCCGCTTGGTTGTTTTTAGTGATTAATTTGTTCAAACTTCCGTTTCAGGTGTTGGTATGGCACAACGTGACGGTTGATACTCTTCAGCTCAATTTGATGTTACTTCCTTCGCTGGTATTGGGCTTTTTTGTGGGCATCCGAATCGTTTCTATCATCCAAGACAACAACTACCGTCGGGTGATTTTAGGATTGACGTTGTTAGGAGCGTTGGTGATTTTTATGCGTTAA
- a CDS encoding amidohydrolase family protein: protein MRISHLLMLFFAFRVAAQTLDSKQITVGEGTNMALALSPDGETLAIDLQGTIYLLPAKGGMAKPLTDGMGDDRQPCWSPDGQRIAFQSYRGGTFHIWSVDKNGKDLTQHSSGPFDHREPFWAPDGKSILCSSDRNGNYDIWKIDLASGAATAITSNLDHDYTPSVSPDGRIVAFASSRTEGAGIYLVSDGVEKLLAPTGKGTPSTPAWSKDGRWISYQLLAGTQTTLMSVEVATGKIVPLSKADEDVFPFRAAWGANGSLFYTSDGKIKRHGLEDGGTEQVPFQVTLTVSTPVFQRKTYDFDGSSVKTVKGIRCPVVSPDGKQVAFIALGDIWLLTIGLPKPIKLTDDGYYETDLAWSPDGKQLLFSADRTGNMDLYALELGSRKITTLTQTPDDEYQGSWLADGKKIAFLKQGLRNTLATGTVLQIMDLATGAVKAVHKPMFQPGQPSWSPNGKYVLLAALDAYSSKYREGVSKFLLVNSESGQAVGMNTPFPNQTMAMRYRNGPIWSPDGTKLAYVKDALLWVIDVNADGQFTGQPRAITSELAEAPTWTGDSKSIIYVATDHLRKVTLADTSKQTIPLDLTWTNTKPQGTVVIHAGRLFDGKSSELKTNVDIIVEGSRIKAIQPHRASYPSSYKKVDASQLTVMPGLFETHSHLDAQYGEKTGRIWLSYGITAVREPGSDPYDAVEQREAWHSGKRPGPFHFLTGALTDGGRVYYNMATAIGSEAQLALELNRAKRLGYDLIKTYVRMPDEWQKKITEYAHQHGMTVSSHEIFPAARYGVDAVEHISATSRRGYSPKLSSKAHNYEDVVQIIAQSKMVITPTLALSGGFWNLITKDTSLFNTPQFRQIYPAYYRAAMIETAQQMGKQPTPMIANYVNARASTKKLLDAGAHITSGTDSPIMPYGASLHVEIWNYVESGFTPFQALQTATINAAKALAVDKDLGTLEVGKIANISIVEGNPLQDIHDTQRVKYVLVNGKVYALEELLKRP from the coding sequence GGTGAAGGAACAAACATGGCTTTGGCGCTCTCCCCCGACGGGGAGACGCTGGCCATTGATTTACAGGGAACTATCTACCTGCTTCCCGCCAAAGGAGGTATGGCTAAACCGCTCACCGATGGCATGGGCGACGACCGCCAACCTTGCTGGAGTCCTGATGGACAGCGAATTGCGTTTCAGTCGTATCGGGGAGGCACGTTTCATATTTGGAGTGTGGACAAAAACGGCAAAGACCTTACACAGCACAGTTCGGGCCCGTTTGACCACCGTGAGCCGTTTTGGGCACCCGATGGAAAAAGCATTCTTTGTTCGTCGGATCGAAATGGAAATTATGACATTTGGAAAATAGACCTTGCCTCAGGAGCTGCTACGGCAATTACGTCCAATCTTGACCACGATTACACCCCTTCGGTCTCTCCCGACGGCCGTATCGTTGCCTTCGCTTCGAGTCGAACCGAAGGCGCGGGGATTTATCTTGTATCAGATGGTGTAGAAAAACTCTTGGCTCCTACGGGAAAAGGAACTCCTTCCACTCCCGCTTGGAGCAAAGATGGACGCTGGATTAGTTATCAATTATTGGCAGGAACGCAAACAACGTTGATGTCAGTAGAGGTAGCCACGGGAAAAATCGTCCCTCTAAGTAAAGCCGACGAAGACGTTTTTCCGTTTCGGGCGGCGTGGGGCGCCAATGGCTCTTTATTTTACACGTCCGATGGGAAAATCAAACGACATGGGCTCGAAGATGGCGGTACGGAACAAGTGCCGTTTCAAGTGACATTAACGGTAAGTACGCCTGTATTTCAACGCAAAACCTATGATTTTGACGGCTCCTCGGTAAAAACCGTCAAAGGAATTCGTTGTCCAGTCGTTTCACCCGATGGCAAGCAAGTGGCATTTATCGCTTTGGGGGATATTTGGTTATTAACCATCGGATTACCCAAACCTATCAAATTGACGGATGACGGCTACTACGAAACTGACCTTGCTTGGTCGCCCGATGGTAAACAACTGTTGTTCTCAGCCGACCGAACGGGAAATATGGACCTGTATGCGCTGGAGCTTGGGAGTCGAAAAATAACTACCCTTACCCAAACACCCGACGATGAGTACCAAGGCTCATGGCTGGCAGACGGCAAAAAAATAGCTTTTTTGAAACAAGGACTACGGAATACCTTAGCAACAGGAACCGTCCTACAAATCATGGATTTAGCAACGGGTGCAGTAAAGGCCGTCCACAAGCCGATGTTTCAACCAGGACAGCCGTCGTGGTCGCCCAATGGAAAATATGTGTTACTGGCAGCTTTGGATGCGTATTCGTCCAAATACCGCGAAGGGGTCAGTAAGTTTTTGTTGGTCAATTCCGAAAGCGGTCAAGCCGTAGGAATGAATACCCCCTTTCCCAACCAAACCATGGCGATGCGCTACCGAAATGGTCCTATTTGGTCACCCGATGGCACTAAATTAGCTTATGTCAAAGATGCGCTTCTGTGGGTGATTGACGTGAATGCCGACGGACAATTTACGGGACAACCTCGCGCCATTACTTCCGAGCTAGCCGAAGCTCCCACGTGGACAGGCGACTCTAAATCAATTATTTATGTCGCTACCGACCATTTGCGAAAGGTAACGTTGGCCGACACTAGCAAACAAACCATTCCCTTAGACTTGACGTGGACCAATACCAAACCTCAAGGAACGGTGGTGATTCATGCGGGAAGGTTATTTGATGGAAAATCGTCCGAATTAAAAACTAACGTAGATATTATTGTCGAAGGTAGTCGTATCAAAGCCATTCAACCCCACCGTGCTAGTTACCCCAGTTCTTACAAAAAAGTAGATGCGTCGCAACTGACCGTGATGCCTGGCTTATTTGAAACCCACTCCCATTTGGATGCGCAATACGGAGAAAAAACAGGGCGCATTTGGCTATCGTACGGAATCACGGCGGTGCGCGAGCCAGGTTCTGACCCGTATGATGCCGTAGAACAACGCGAAGCGTGGCACAGTGGCAAACGCCCAGGGCCGTTTCATTTTCTGACGGGTGCCCTCACCGACGGCGGTCGGGTGTATTACAACATGGCTACGGCGATTGGGTCGGAAGCCCAACTGGCACTGGAGCTAAATCGAGCAAAGCGATTAGGCTACGACCTCATCAAAACGTACGTACGGATGCCCGATGAATGGCAGAAAAAAATCACCGAATACGCCCACCAACACGGAATGACTGTTTCGTCGCACGAGATTTTTCCTGCCGCCCGTTACGGCGTCGATGCCGTAGAGCATATTTCGGCCACCAGCCGACGCGGATACTCGCCAAAACTTTCGTCAAAGGCGCACAATTACGAAGATGTGGTACAAATCATTGCACAATCCAAAATGGTTATCACACCTACATTGGCTTTGTCGGGTGGTTTTTGGAATTTAATTACAAAAGATACAAGCCTGTTTAATACGCCTCAGTTTCGGCAAATATACCCTGCTTACTACCGAGCGGCCATGATAGAAACCGCCCAACAAATGGGAAAACAACCCACGCCCATGATTGCCAATTATGTGAATGCCAGAGCTTCTACCAAAAAACTCTTGGATGCAGGAGCACATATTACCAGCGGCACCGACTCGCCAATCATGCCTTATGGAGCGAGTTTGCACGTCGAAATTTGGAACTACGTGGAAAGTGGATTTACTCCTTTTCAGGCCCTCCAAACGGCCACCATCAACGCTGCCAAAGCCTTGGCGGTTGACAAAGATTTGGGAACCTTGGAAGTAGGTAAAATTGCCAATATTAGCATCGTTGAAGGCAATCCCCTTCAAGACATTCACGATACCCAACGCGTCAAGTACGTGTTGGTCAATGGGAAAGTGTATGCGTTGGAGGAGCTATTGAAACGGCCTTGA